Proteins from a genomic interval of Phyllopteryx taeniolatus isolate TA_2022b chromosome 3, UOR_Ptae_1.2, whole genome shotgun sequence:
- the LOC133474899 gene encoding uncharacterized HIT-like protein Synpcc7942_1390 isoform X1, protein MFYGHILRTCLVPSRTAGKLGRLQLVCQVERRLCTGSDEVRLAEDASKKYGRPAATIFSKVIDKSLPADIIYEDDKCLAFRDISPQAPIHFLVIPKMHIPRISQAKDGDTELLGHLLVVAKKVAKLEALTEGYRVVINDGKHGAQSVYHLHLHVLGGRQMTWPPG, encoded by the exons ATGTTTTATGGTCATATTCTACGAACGTGCTTGGTCCCGAGCCGAACGGCGGGCAAACTCGGCCGTTTGCAACTTGTTTGCCAAGTTGAG AGACGTCTTTGTACCGGAAGTGACGAAGTACGACTGGCAGAAGATGCCAGTAAGAAATATGGTCGTCCAGCTGCCACCATCTTCTCCAAAGTGATTGACAAAAGCCTCCCTGCAGATATCATATACGAGGACGACAAG TGTTTGGCTTTTAGGGACATCAGTCCACAGGCTCCCATTCATTTCCTGGTTATTCCTAAAATGCACATTCCCAGGATAAGTCAAGCCAAAGACGGCGATACTGAG CTCCTGGGACATTTACTGGTAGTGGCTAAGAAGGTGGCCAAGCTGGAAGCGCTAACAGAAGGCTATCGAGTGG TCATCAATGACGGAAAACATGGCGCTCAGTCCGTCTACCACCTTCACCTGCATGTGTTGGGAGGCAGACAGATGACATGGCCGCCAGGATGA
- the LOC133474899 gene encoding uncharacterized HIT-like protein Synpcc7942_1390 isoform X2 has product MFYGHILRTCLVPSRTAGKLGRLQLVCQVERRLCTGSDEVRLAEDASKKYGRPAATIFSKVIDKSLPADIIYEDDKCLAFRDISPQAPIHFLVIPKMHIPRISQAKDGDTELLGHLLVVAKKVAKLEALTEGYRSSMTENMALSPSTTFTCMCWEADR; this is encoded by the exons ATGTTTTATGGTCATATTCTACGAACGTGCTTGGTCCCGAGCCGAACGGCGGGCAAACTCGGCCGTTTGCAACTTGTTTGCCAAGTTGAG AGACGTCTTTGTACCGGAAGTGACGAAGTACGACTGGCAGAAGATGCCAGTAAGAAATATGGTCGTCCAGCTGCCACCATCTTCTCCAAAGTGATTGACAAAAGCCTCCCTGCAGATATCATATACGAGGACGACAAG TGTTTGGCTTTTAGGGACATCAGTCCACAGGCTCCCATTCATTTCCTGGTTATTCCTAAAATGCACATTCCCAGGATAAGTCAAGCCAAAGACGGCGATACTGAG CTCCTGGGACATTTACTGGTAGTGGCTAAGAAGGTGGCCAAGCTGGAAGCGCTAACAGAAGGCTATCGA TCATCAATGACGGAAAACATGGCGCTCAGTCCGTCTACCACCTTCACCTGCATGTGTTGGGAGGCAGACAGATGA
- the mrps30 gene encoding 39S ribosomal protein S30, mitochondrial, protein MAARTRLPFRFPQNLLPNHTEVAATVEKEAIYPPIKPSLTAKSKSARARQTEEQVERIKASPVQDKLRLLTRIERKKYVVYPQTFARNADKWYQHFTKTAYIPGLPEKLSPVRPHVAGDEEKQSSPAPAAQDLGIGDEAFGDIRSLVTRVILQEHCHLIKRKPFVYRRQELIEGPFLRNLITALTYGLAKYNPLLLNSSFDLSPQVGFYWRRGQRVIPRGHRRGSLEPTRFQIDDRPLCQLRIVQQLPPLVPMEASYAADIPDVPYTPDLMPLFKRQYTNTMFTGTKVPDPACYGHTQFHLVPDRYHRDRMARRQQSDQVEVFLRANAIASLFAWTAAQASYQGFWNHEDVSRAFVSQAVISDGHFFSFFCYQLNTLALSTQTDVHNPRKNLLWGTESVRLYEGVEDERVVGLNDDALRLLVRFLLHQPQEDPLAGK, encoded by the exons ATGGCGGCCCGCACACGGCTGCCCTTTCGCTTCCCGCAGAACTTGCTTCCAAACCACACGGAGGTGGCGGCAACGGTAGAGAAGGAGGCCATCTACCCGCCCATTAAGCCCTCTCTCACGGCCAAAAGCAAATCGGCGCGGGCGCGTCAGACAGAAGAACAAGTCGAGCGGATAAAAGCGTCCCCGGTGCAGGATAAACTCCGGCTTCTCACTCGCATCGAGCGGAAAAAGTACGTCGTCTACCCGCAGACGTTCGCGCGTAACGCGGATAAATGGTACCAGCACTTCACCAAGACCGCGTACATCCCCGGCTTGCCGGAGAAACTCAGTCCGGTTCGGCCTCACGTCGCCGGCGACGAGGAGAAGCAGAGCTCCCCCGCTCCGGCTGCACAAGACCTCGGCATTGGCGATGAGGCCTTCGGGGACATCCGTTCATTGGTGACTCGGGTGATTTTACAGGAGCACTGCCACCTGATAAAACGTAAGCCGTTCGTGTACAGACGGCAGGAGCTCATCGAAGGACCCTTTCTGAGGAACTTGATCACAGCGTTGACATACGGCCTGGCCAAATACAACCCGCTGCTCCTCAACTCCAGCTTCG attTGAGTCCCCAAGTGGGCTTCTACTGGAGGAGAGGGCAGAGGGTCATCCCGAGGGGCCACAGGAGGGGCAGCCTGGAGCCCACGAGGTTCCAGATAGACGACCGTCCGCTCTGTCAGCTTAGAATAGTGCAGCAGCTGCCTCCG TTGGTCCCGATGGAGGCTTCTTACGCCGCCGACATCCCGGACGTTCCCTACACTCCCGACCTGATGCCGCTGTTCAAGCGCCAGTACACCAACACCATGTTCACAG GTACCAAGGTCCCCGACCCGGCGTGCTACGGTCACACGCAGTTCCACCTGGTGCCCGACCGCTACCACAGGGATCGCATGGCCCGTCGCCAGCAGTCGGACCAAGTGGAGGTGTTCCTCAGGGCCAACGCCATCGCCAGCCTGTTTGCGTGGACCGCCGCGCAGGCCTCCTATCAAG GTTTCTGGAACCACGAGGACGTGAGCAGAGCGTTCGTGTCCCAGGCGGTGATAAGCGACGGCcactttttctccttcttctgcTACCAGCTCAACACGCTGGCATTGTCCACTCAAACAGACGTCCACAACCCCCGCAAGAACCTCCTGTGGGGCACCGAGAGCGTGCGCCTCTACGAGGGCGTGGAGGACGAGCGCGTGGTCGGTCTCAACGATGACGCACTGCGGCTCTTGGTGCGATTCCTTCTCCATCAGCCCCAAGAGGATCCCCTCGCCGGGAAATGA
- the emb gene encoding embigin isoform X2 yields MMQASWMLLLLAWGGHANTKTVGQTLPPVEPDVHLLADVRSVVLQGKSHTDKVDVPGPMNLTLQCTWTANGNKTLNVTGYWLKDGRDIDNSHVTLRLENQQVHLKRTFLIKNEESLGRYSCMFGNEAKADFILAVPHISDVRDKPVVSYVGDSVVLACKVDDRKPEPKTWLWFRANGTDKITTVAEPQKYQIKNAGKATKLHVHNLTRDDSGLFYCAAVFTIGTAVSHLELKVITIYEPLKPFVTIVLEVLILVTAILLFERGQSKKSQVQEASEKEVANAEPPATNAEPPAINVEPPTSTSSATPSGESNGLEKSSSARQRKS; encoded by the exons ATGATGCAGGCCTCCTGGATGCTTCTGCTGCTGGCCTGGGGCGGACACGCCAACACAA AAACAGTTGGCCAGACACTTCCTCCAGTGGAGCCTGACGTTCATCTCCTGGCAGATGTGCGGAGTGTGGTCcttcaag GTAAAAGCCACACGGACAAAGTGGATGTGCCGGGCCCCATGAATCTGACGCTCCAGTGCACCTGGACGGCAAACGGCAATAAGACGCTCAACGTGACGGGATATTGGCTCAAAGACGGCCGGGATATTGACAACAGTCATGTGACGCTGCGGCTTGAGAACCAGCAGGTTCATCTCAAAAGAAC GttccttattaaaaatgaagaaaGTCTGGGAAGATACTCGTGCATGTTTGGAAATgaagcaaaggctgattttattttagcaG TGCCGCATATCAGTGATGTGCGGGACAAGCCTGTGGTCAGCTACGTTGGGGACTCGGTGGTGTTGGCGTGCAAGGTGGACGACAGGAAGCCCGAACCCAAAACCTGGTTGTGGTTTCGAGCCAACGGCACTGACAAG ATCACCACTGTGGCGGAACCTCAAAAGTACCAAATTAAAAACGCCGGCAAGGCCACCAAGCTTCACGTGCACAACCTGACCCGGGACGACTCGGGTCTGTTTTACTGCGCCGCCGTGTTCACCATCGGCACGGCCGTCAGCCACCTGGAGCTAAAG gtgATCACCATTTACGAGCCCTTGAAGCCCTTCGTCACCATCGTACTCGAGGTCCTCATCCTCGTCACCGCCATTCTGCTGTTTGAGAGGGGTCAGTCCAAGAAGAGCCAAGTACAAGAAG CCTCAGAGAAGGAGGTGGCCAACGCCGAGCCCCCCGCCACCAACGCTGAGCCCCCCGCCATCAACGTCGAGCCCCCTACTAGCACCTCGTCTGCCAC GCCGTCGGGAGAAAGTAACGGACTGGAAAAGAGCTCATCGGCCAGGCAACGCAAGTCCTGA
- the emb gene encoding embigin isoform X3, producing the protein MMQASWMLLLLAWGGHANTKTVGQTLPPVEPDVHLLADVRSVVLQGKSHTDKVDVPGPMNLTLQCTWTANGNKTLNVTGYWLKDGRDIDNSHVTLRLENQQVHLKRTFLIKNEESLGRYSCMFGNEAKADFILAVPHISDVRDKPVVSYVGDSVVLACKVDDRKPEPKTWLWFRANGTDKEQITTVAEPQKYQIKNAGKATKLHVHNLTRDDSGLFYCAAVFTIGTAVSHLELKVITIYEPLKPFVTIVLEVLILVTAILLFERGQSKKSQVQEASEKEVANAEPPATNAEPPAINVEPPTSTSSATNGLEKSSSARQRKS; encoded by the exons ATGATGCAGGCCTCCTGGATGCTTCTGCTGCTGGCCTGGGGCGGACACGCCAACACAA AAACAGTTGGCCAGACACTTCCTCCAGTGGAGCCTGACGTTCATCTCCTGGCAGATGTGCGGAGTGTGGTCcttcaag GTAAAAGCCACACGGACAAAGTGGATGTGCCGGGCCCCATGAATCTGACGCTCCAGTGCACCTGGACGGCAAACGGCAATAAGACGCTCAACGTGACGGGATATTGGCTCAAAGACGGCCGGGATATTGACAACAGTCATGTGACGCTGCGGCTTGAGAACCAGCAGGTTCATCTCAAAAGAAC GttccttattaaaaatgaagaaaGTCTGGGAAGATACTCGTGCATGTTTGGAAATgaagcaaaggctgattttattttagcaG TGCCGCATATCAGTGATGTGCGGGACAAGCCTGTGGTCAGCTACGTTGGGGACTCGGTGGTGTTGGCGTGCAAGGTGGACGACAGGAAGCCCGAACCCAAAACCTGGTTGTGGTTTCGAGCCAACGGCACTGACAAG GAGCAGATCACCACTGTGGCGGAACCTCAAAAGTACCAAATTAAAAACGCCGGCAAGGCCACCAAGCTTCACGTGCACAACCTGACCCGGGACGACTCGGGTCTGTTTTACTGCGCCGCCGTGTTCACCATCGGCACGGCCGTCAGCCACCTGGAGCTAAAG gtgATCACCATTTACGAGCCCTTGAAGCCCTTCGTCACCATCGTACTCGAGGTCCTCATCCTCGTCACCGCCATTCTGCTGTTTGAGAGGGGTCAGTCCAAGAAGAGCCAAGTACAAGAAG CCTCAGAGAAGGAGGTGGCCAACGCCGAGCCCCCCGCCACCAACGCTGAGCCCCCCGCCATCAACGTCGAGCCCCCTACTAGCACCTCGTCTGCCAC TAACGGACTGGAAAAGAGCTCATCGGCCAGGCAACGCAAGTCCTGA
- the emb gene encoding embigin isoform X1: MMQASWMLLLLAWGGHANTKTVGQTLPPVEPDVHLLADVRSVVLQGKSHTDKVDVPGPMNLTLQCTWTANGNKTLNVTGYWLKDGRDIDNSHVTLRLENQQVHLKRTFLIKNEESLGRYSCMFGNEAKADFILAVPHISDVRDKPVVSYVGDSVVLACKVDDRKPEPKTWLWFRANGTDKEQITTVAEPQKYQIKNAGKATKLHVHNLTRDDSGLFYCAAVFTIGTAVSHLELKVITIYEPLKPFVTIVLEVLILVTAILLFERGQSKKSQVQEASEKEVANAEPPATNAEPPAINVEPPTSTSSATPSGESNGLEKSSSARQRKS, from the exons ATGATGCAGGCCTCCTGGATGCTTCTGCTGCTGGCCTGGGGCGGACACGCCAACACAA AAACAGTTGGCCAGACACTTCCTCCAGTGGAGCCTGACGTTCATCTCCTGGCAGATGTGCGGAGTGTGGTCcttcaag GTAAAAGCCACACGGACAAAGTGGATGTGCCGGGCCCCATGAATCTGACGCTCCAGTGCACCTGGACGGCAAACGGCAATAAGACGCTCAACGTGACGGGATATTGGCTCAAAGACGGCCGGGATATTGACAACAGTCATGTGACGCTGCGGCTTGAGAACCAGCAGGTTCATCTCAAAAGAAC GttccttattaaaaatgaagaaaGTCTGGGAAGATACTCGTGCATGTTTGGAAATgaagcaaaggctgattttattttagcaG TGCCGCATATCAGTGATGTGCGGGACAAGCCTGTGGTCAGCTACGTTGGGGACTCGGTGGTGTTGGCGTGCAAGGTGGACGACAGGAAGCCCGAACCCAAAACCTGGTTGTGGTTTCGAGCCAACGGCACTGACAAG GAGCAGATCACCACTGTGGCGGAACCTCAAAAGTACCAAATTAAAAACGCCGGCAAGGCCACCAAGCTTCACGTGCACAACCTGACCCGGGACGACTCGGGTCTGTTTTACTGCGCCGCCGTGTTCACCATCGGCACGGCCGTCAGCCACCTGGAGCTAAAG gtgATCACCATTTACGAGCCCTTGAAGCCCTTCGTCACCATCGTACTCGAGGTCCTCATCCTCGTCACCGCCATTCTGCTGTTTGAGAGGGGTCAGTCCAAGAAGAGCCAAGTACAAGAAG CCTCAGAGAAGGAGGTGGCCAACGCCGAGCCCCCCGCCACCAACGCTGAGCCCCCCGCCATCAACGTCGAGCCCCCTACTAGCACCTCGTCTGCCAC GCCGTCGGGAGAAAGTAACGGACTGGAAAAGAGCTCATCGGCCAGGCAACGCAAGTCCTGA